The window AAATGTGACACATTTTTCACCGTTGTGTTGTGTTTGTACATACTGCAGGAGtatgaaaagagaaagaaagttgGATTCTCCTATATATTCTATCATTCATGTTAATCATGAACTTTATTTGGCATTTAATAGAAGATAAAAAGGTGAAATAGCAGGTATTGAATATGAAGGTCTCATCTACATACTTGATGATCTATTAGTTCATCTACCAGAGTTTGCTCACTAATTGAATATGAAAGGTCTCATCTGCATACTTGTTCTTCACATCTTGATGATTTATTAGTTCATCCACCAGAGTTTTGCATGCTTCAAATGGTATGAGGGATGCTTATAGAGTCTATTAATGAGATGCGTTATGGTGATTCCCTTAGGGTGCTTTGAGACTTCTCTTAGCATTTAAGAGGTGAAAATTTGTTTTATTGCCACTTATCTCCAATGCTATACTCGAAGAAAAGAACATCACTCTCTAGTTTCCTCCAATCAATGAGCATAGTTCTCTGAACCAAAATGACAAATTGTGTCGAAGAAAAGGTTTCTAGTTATTCGGCTCCATCTCTCATGAGAACAAGAGCCATCATCTGGGATTACAGTTCACAAGTACTTTATGGAGTAGATTTTGAAGGTATTTTCACTAAAGGAGTATTTCATTCTTCAAAGGAGCATTTTGCTTCTGCTTCTCTTTCTCATTATGTCGAAAATTCCTATGGAACTTTTGATGTGAGCTTGAGTAGTGTTGATGATGACATGTTTCTCTAAGGGTtgcttaaaattaaaaaaaaaaagatgttaGCTTGAGTAGCGTGTTAATATTTGATGATACTGGTCAGAAGATTCTTTGTCAGTTTAGTATCATTATTTCAAGAAAGTGACAAAGAGActcatttttctatttcttcATCCACGCCTTGCAATTTTGTTTCTCTTATTGAGGTTTGCATCTCAAGTTACATGAAAATACTTCATTGAATTCCTAGACATTCCTTGTTGAAGCTTGCTTGTTCTTTTGACATTGAGGTTTGGGTTTGGTGGTCCTTGCTTGGTGATAAATTTCTTGAGATGGCTTTGTTCCAATTTACATGTCCATTTTTCAAAGTGCTGCTTTCTATAGTGAGTTTGGTCTTTTAGTCTTCCTCTTTgccattttctttttgtttcgtACACTCAATGTTTTCTGTTCTTTTCGGTTCTCTGTAGTGGACCTTTTTGTGTTCTGTTTGGTTCTCTCGTTTGCAGAGTTTGTTTCTCTGAGAATCAGTTTCATTTCATTTATTCAGTGGAGCATTTTCttgttaaaaaatatatattgttaGTGGTTGAAGTTATGCTTTTGCTGGTTTAAGTAAAAACATAATGGTTGGAGAAAGTGTAGTAGAGAAAGAGGACCAGAATTGAAAAGAATGTTAGGGATGGAAGAGAAGGAACTTAAAGAGCATGGTGGGAAACAAGTTGAAGTGCTCCGCTAAAGTCAAAGACAGTTGATGATAGGAAATTATCTTAAATATTAGACAATGCTTATTGAGATTTGTGGCTAAGCTAAGCTTGAGCTTGGCACTTCCCATTATGGCATGAGCCGAGTACTTTCTCCCTGCACGCGTCAAAGGGCCCTTGGAAATATATTCTCAAAACCTCAAGTACCAAAATCTTATATCTAGAATAACGTCAGCAGCGGAAACTGATTTTTCTACATTGGTTGGGCAATACCCCTTTTACAAAGGCCTTTCAATTCTTTATTCAACCAAAAAGCATCATCTATTGAAGACTGCTGGAGTTAATCAACTAACACTTGAAACTTTGGCATAATAAGAAACCTCACCGAAGATGAAATGCGTAGGCCTGTCTCTTGAACtataaaattattttactaGTAGCAAGAATGAAAAATCTTTCATATAATCTACATTGGTAGAATATATTTGTAGGTAAGAAAAGGAGTAATGGagcaaaaaaaaatttgatacTTATAAATAGTTATTCTCTTTGGGGAGAGAAACGATTGAAGTTTGGTCTCTGGTGAGGACCGTGAAGTTTCATGGATCTCTTTGGGCTTCAATATCAAAGGCTTTTTGTAAATTATTACCCATACAACATTTACATGGTTGGAAACCCTTCTTTAGTGGGTTTTTGTAGGCTTGACTTTTTTGTATGCACTTGTATTCTTTCACTTTTTTCCCTTAATTGAATCAGTTATTTCTATCTAAAACATATTACTTGGTCGAAATCTTCATTCCCATCACATCATTCTACCTTCAGTCTGTTAAGGTGCAAGATTGGGTATGCTATCTGAGAATCCTCCAACCCTAATTGCTTCATCAATTCTTTTCAATCAGATAGAGTCCCTCCTCCTTTATCCCTCTGATTTTAAGGCTAACACTCTATGCTCCAACGATTGGTGGTTGATACTAGGCAGTTCATAGGATGTAATATTTATCTAATGATTCTTAAAACCAACAATTGTTTGGTTGTGACTTACTTTACAATCGGAAATTCTTTAATCCTGCGCTACTATAAATTGATCACATTTCCACCGTCTTCTGCTCATCATGTGATTCAGGTTCACTGTTTTAATATTTCACTATTAACTTATGTTGCcttctcttctttttcactTGACTAATGTATTCTCAACACATGCAACAAATTAGCCTTAGCTACTACACTTTTTAACATTTTGTCATTCTTATGATTAGGTTGACATTATAGGTGTCGGTTGCTACTCTTCCAAAGACTTGTGGACCTGGAAAAATGAAGGCATTGTTTTGACAGCGGAAGAAACAGATGAGACTCATGATCTTCATAAATCGAATGTGCTCGAGAGGCCAAAAGTAATCTACAATTCAAGGACTAGAAAATATGTAATGTGGATGCATATTGATGATGTAAACTATACCAAGGCTTCTGTTGGTGTTGCCATCAGTGATTACCCAACCGGTCCATTCGATTATCTCTACAGCAAAAGACCCCATGGATGTGATAGTAGAGACATGACAATCTTCAAAGATGATGATGGTACAGCCTATCTTATTTACTCCTCTGAAGACAATAGTGAGCTTCATGTAGGATCTCTCTCAGAAGATTATCTCGACGTGACCAATGTAGCGAGAAGGATTCTCATCGGCCAACACCGAGAAGCACCAGCTTTGTTCAAGCACCAGGGAACTTACTATATGGTCACATCAGGGTGCACGGGATGGGCACCCAATGAGGCACTAACACATGCAGCTGAGTCAATAATGGGTCCATGGGAGACAATGGGAAACCCGTGTATGGGAGGGAACAAAATGTTTCGATTGGCTACATTCTTTTCTCAAAGCACATTTGTTCTTCCCGTACCTTCATATCCCAACTTGTTTATTTTCATGGCAGACCGATGGAACCCTGCAGATCTTAGAGACTCGAGGTACCTTTGGTTGCCATTGATGGTTGGAGGACTTGTGGATGAACCCCTTGACTACAATTTTGGGTTCCCTTTGTGGTCAAGAGTGTCTATATATTGGCATAGGAAGTGGAGGCTTCCTCAAGGCTGGAATTCATTGAAATGATGCTAATTGTTCTCAAAATCTCCCCCTCAATGTACCATATAATAAAGGTCTTTGTTTTATTCTTTGGGTGTCTCAAATAATGTTCACTTACTTCATATTATAGGCAAAAGAATATTACTCTTGAGAGAATTTATacgtttatttttttgtttaattaaataatttatgatATCAGTTTCCAAATTTTACCCCTTTTCCTTTTGGGATAGTGAGTTAAAggatttatttttctttaataaagtTTAAAACTAATTTTGGTTCCTAAACTTTGAGTTTTGATAGAAGTGAAGTTATCCGGTTATCTTTTCAAATTACATTCAATCTCTATAAGATCTTCTGGATGAAGATTACTATATTCAACCTTTTTAAACTCATGGTTcataaaactaaataaataccATTTTTAACAATGAATAAAAGGAGCAAAcagaagaattgattaatcgaTTCATTTACATAACCTTTACCAAAAATGTCCTCATTACTTTGTTTAATTGTATTATAATTAACTCAACACCAATTCCACTGTAGTTCATCTATCAAACACATTCAGATGTTTAGCCATACTTAACATCATTTTTCAAAAGGATACTTAGTCTTAATTCTTAAAATTGTTCAAATTTGtattaacaattttttaaatttaaattttcaaaatttcaaatctcatattatattattttttttggaaggacaaattaaaatattgatttgtaatgtcaattatttttgtaatttacaCTTACCCTCGACGGCTATCAATTCTCAAATGAGCGGTTTTATCATCCGTTCATGGGGTTTTTACAAAGCAAAGCCCGATAACCCGATTTAGGCAAAGGAATGGGTGATCGGAGGAGCCACCACCACGGTGGCGACAGCAGCAGCGGAGAGGAAGACGGCGACGCCAAGTGGAGAGCTGCCATTGACTCTGTTACTGTCTCCTCTGTGTTTATCTCGTCCTTAACTAATGGTGTTCCTGCTACTTCCATAAACACAACTTCGAAGTTTGATGATGATTTTGAGCTTAATCTTCGTGCTCAGCCGCCCAAGCCATATCAAATCAAGGTCGGTAGCATCATCTTTCCTTTTCCGATCATCAATCGTCTTTGTAttgttttgctttttttttttttttttttacttacttTGTATTACATTTTGCGGCTCTTTTGAGTTGAAGCTCTTGGTATAGGAAATGATTGAGATATAACGTTATTTAGATTGTCAAATCTTTAGCGGAGCTAGAATAATGTGTTTATTTATTTGTGATTACTATGTTTTATGTTTTGCCGTGAAGGCCGGGAGTTATGTGGAGTTTCATAAATTTACAAACACTCAAATATATTGGCTAAAACATTTGACACGATAACTTTATGCCCGGAACTAGATATTTCTCACCCACTTGTAAAGATTTCTGGCAAGACACTCCGTTAATCATAGAAACACAACACTTCTAACGAGTGTTTGTTTTTACTACGAAGCATTCTTTTGGTGTAAATATGGATGTTAGTTATTGTCTTCTACCCTTTCTCCTCCTTTTGCCTGCATTAAGAAAGTCTCTGCATTGTcatttctttcaattctgacTGATGGGCTCCTTGACTTGCAGGCACAAAAGCTATTGGATAATATTTTGGAAACTACTCTAGAGTTGGTGGAACATTCCAATTCTGTTCCTTGTCATGATGATTCCAAATCCAGCGAAGGTGGAATTCGTTTGTTTAAAAATGCTCCAGTGGGGGTTGTGTTTGATCACGTAGGTAAGTACTTTAACTAATGTTTTATCATTTGAAGAAGCTAGAAGACAAACTTAGTGATATTTTGATGCTTATACTTAATGACTCCTGATACTGGATATCTTAAAGCTTAAAGGAAAATGAACTATTATAAGTGAATCTTTGAAAACAAGTTACATCTTCCCAAAAGGTACATCTATTCACCCTGTCTTTCATGTTTCCCAACTTAAACGTGCCTTGGGAGCTTGGGACAGCATTACGATGTGCAATCAGATGCCTTTTATCTGTTCGATTTGTTTGAATGGATAATGAAACCAGTGGAGGTGTATGAATATTGCAATTGCAAAAGTTCTTCCACAGGTGCTTGGAAGTCCTCATTAGCTGAAAGGGATTGCCTGAACATGAGGCCACCTGGGAGAACATAATGATTTCAAGTAGCAATTCTCCATGTTTCTTCTTGAGGACAACATGGAGAATTTAGAAGTAGAAGGTAGATTGTTTCTGGAGTAATTTGTCGAGAGGAAAGAGAGAGATCTGAACCATTTAAAATAGGTTGGGAAATCACTGTAATTGCCTTAGTACGAGATTGTTCTTGATCAATAATGATTGGTGCGTAAGATAACTTACAAGAATTTAACTACAAATAGAGGGAAAGGGAAGGCGGATAAGCAACATTTTGGTAAGCTTTTTAGGGCTTCGGAGAGATCTCAAGATAGAGAGGGTCTAAATACTTCAAACTCGTGGTTTATCTTGTATTTGGTTATCATTTATCTTTCCATATATTTAGGTTCTATCAAGagaaattatttatttgggtATGGTATGAGGAGGCTGGAAACCTCACAAATAGGGATATAGATTTCAATTAAGGGTGATGGAAATTTTGACGATATAGCCTTTTGTTCTAAGGGGGATGAAGAGAAGATTGTGTTAAGAAACTGCATCTATTCCAAAGTGAACCCAACAAATTATATGAAACAGAGTATAATGCAGTAATAGCACTAGTATCTTCTCCTTTAGTTCCCGTCAAAGGCTCTCCTATTGTTGAGATTTGCAGTCTTTAGATGTGGGCGATTATTTCTCGATCTCTGGGTGTTACTACAGTTTAGCAATGATTGTTTATTATTTTGTCTTTCAGGAAATCTTAAAGTCCAAATTGATTGGGAGCTTACTTTCTAGTTCTTTAATTTGCTCTGTGGTTTCCCAAAGAGCAGTCTGTTTCAATTTAAACCTTGCTTTTTCTTTAGCCAATTGCCGTCCATTTTGTAATCACTCTTTGTTCTTTGAGTCGATGGCTTACCAACCTTTTTGCATCTGAacaaaatatgttctaaatgggaaaaagaaaagaaaaaaaatagctATCAAGTACCATGGAACAgcataaaggaaaaaaaaaatgcatttgCAACAGA is drawn from Cucumis melo cultivar AY chromosome 11, USDA_Cmelo_AY_1.0, whole genome shotgun sequence and contains these coding sequences:
- the LOC103497430 gene encoding uncharacterized protein LOC103497430, whose amino-acid sequence is MLNYLGDKKDERMKMRNRYRKSTALRCDAGSRCLISVVIGSLMGCILLLNLYSAIRPADEIGQHIHLRTSHHLHFPELEEVEEENIQIPPPRKRSPRATKRRPKKTTTLIDEFLDEDSQIRHKFFPDQKTSIDPMITGNDSMFYYPGRVWLDTEGNPIQAHGGGVLFDERSETYYWYGEYKDGPTYHAHKKGAARVDIIGVGCYSSKDLWTWKNEGIVLTAEETDETHDLHKSNVLERPKVIYNSRTRKYVMWMHIDDVNYTKASVGVAISDYPTGPFDYLYSKRPHGCDSRDMTIFKDDDGTAYLIYSSEDNSELHVGSLSEDYLDVTNVARRILIGQHREAPALFKHQGTYYMVTSGCTGWAPNEALTHAAESIMGPWETMGNPCMGGNKMFRLATFFSQSTFVLPVPSYPNLFIFMADRWNPADLRDSRYLWLPLMVGGLVDEPLDYNFGFPLWSRVSIYWHRKWRLPQGWNSLK
- the LOC103497429 gene encoding uncharacterized protein LOC103497429, which gives rise to MGDRRSHHHGGDSSSGEEDGDAKWRAAIDSVTVSSVFISSLTNGVPATSINTTSKFDDDFELNLRAQPPKPYQIKAQKLLDNILETTLELVEHSNSVPCHDDSKSSEGGIRLFKNAPVGVVFDHVDELPRPTKRPKIIPGKEINEKSKKFKQQLRSVAVEGEDIITAAKRVCEKSIARLEAKEAAMKAAAKREEERVAKLKKVRGEKWLPSIAREMKLQSQH